The DNA sequence ACTCTTACCGATTCTCTTGTGGCAGCTGCTGGAATCATTGCACAAGAAGTTGCAGGAGATGTTCGGATGACTGATACCCGCGCAGATGAGGCGGAGCGTGGCATTACTATTAAATCGACTGGTATTTCTCTGTTCTATGAGATGACAGAGGATGCTCTGAAAAGCTTCAAGGGGGATCGTATGGGGAACGAGTATCTGATCAATTTGATTGATTCCCCTGGGCACGTAGACTTCTCATCTGAGGTCACAGCTGCTCTCCGTATTACTGATGGtgcacttgtggtggtggactGTGTTGAGGGTGTGTGTGTGCAAACTGAGACTGTGCTACGACAGGCTCTTGGTGAAAGGATTAGGCCTGTGTTGACTGTTAACAAGATGGACAGGTGCTTCCTTGAGCTTCAGGTGGATGGAGAAGAGGCTTACCAGACCTTTCAGAGGGTCATTGAGAATGCTAATGTGATTATGGCCACGTATGAGGATCCACTTCTTGGGGATGTTCAGGTTTACCCTGAGAAAGGAACAGTTGCCTTTTCTGCTGGTCTTCATGGTTGGGCCTTCACTTTGACCAATTTTGCCAAGATGTATGCATCAAAGTTTGGTGTAGATGAGTCAAAGATGATGGAGAGGCTCTGGGGTGAAAATTATTTTGACCCTGCCACCAAGAAATGGACCAGCAAGAGCACTGGGTCCGCAACCTGCAAGAGGGGTTTTGTTCAGTTCTGTTATGAACCTATCAAGCAGATTATCAATACTTGTATGAATGATCAAAAAGACAAGCTGTGGCCAATGTTGCAGAAGCTTGGTGTGACCATGAAGTCTGATGAGAAAGAATTGTGTGGAAAGGCTTTGATGAAGCGTGTCATGCAGACCTGGCTCCCAGCTAGCAGTGCGCTTCTTGAAATGATGATCTTTCACCTTCCATCTCCTTCTAAGGCCCAAAAGTACCGTGTTGAGAACTTGTACGAGGGTCCCATGGATGATATTTATGCTAATGCAATTAGGAACTGTGATCCTGATGGACCTCTTATGCTTTATGTGTCCAAAATGATTCCAGCCTCTGACAAGGGTAGGTTCTTTGCTTTTGGCCGTGTTTTTGCTGGCAAGGTCTCAACAGGTTTGAAGGTTAGAATCATGGGACCTAACTATGTCCCTGGCCAGAAGAAAGACCTGTATGTTAAAAGTGTGCAGAGAACTGTTATTTGGATGGGAAAGAAGCAGGAATCAGTTGAGGATGTACCTTGTGGTAACACAGTTGCTTTGGTTGGTCTTGACCAGTTCATTACCAAGAATGCAACCCTGACAAATGAGAAGGAAGTTGATGCTCATCCAATTCGTGCTATGAAGTTCTCCGTCTCACCAGTTGTTCGTGTGGCTGTGCAATGTAAGGTTGCTTCAGATCTTCCAAAACTTGTTGAGGGTCTAAAACGTCTGGCCAAGTCAGATCCTATGGTGGTGTGTATGATAGAGGAATCCGGGGAGCACATTATTGCTGGTGCTGGTGAGCTACACCTTGAGATCTGTTTGAAGGATTTGCAAGAAGACTTTATGGGTGGAGCTGAGATCATTCAATCCGATCCAGTTGTTTCTTTCCGTGAGACTGTCCTTGAGAAGTCATGCCGTACTGTGATGAGCAAGTCACCAAACAAGCACAACCGTTTATACATGGAAGCAAGGCCCATGGAGGAAGGTCTTGCAGAGGCCATCGATGATGGGCGTATTGGTCCAAGAGATGATCCTAAGGTTCGTTCAAAGGTCCTGTCAGAGGAGTTTGGGTGGGACAAAGATCTTGCCAAGAAGATCTGGTGTTTTGGACCTGAGACCACAGGACCTAACATGGTCGTTGATATGTGTAAGGGAGTACAATATCTGAATGAAATCAAGGACTCAGTTGTTGCTGGTTTCCAGTGGGCTTCAAAAGAGGGAGCTTTGGCTGAAGAAAACATGAGGGGTATCTGCTTTGAGGTTTGTGATGTGGTGCTGCATGCTGATGCCATCCACAGAGGAGGTGGTCAGGTTATTCCAACTGCTAGGAGGGTCATCTATGCTTCCCAGCTCACTGCCAAGCCCAGGCTTTTGGAGCCAGTCTACCTTGTTGAGATCCAGGCTCCGGAGCAGGCACTTGGTGGTATCTATGGTGTTCTGAACCAGAAGCGTGGCCACGTCTTTGAGGAAATGCAAAGACCAGGTACCCCGCTCTACAACATCAAGGCTTACCTTCCTGTCATCGAGTCATTTGGATTCTCAAGTACGCTCAGGGCTGCAACCTCTGGTCAGGCCTTCCCCCAGAGTGTGTTTGATCATTGGGACATGATGTCCTCTGACCCGTTGGAGCCTGGAACCCAGGCTTCACAGCTGGTTGCTGACATTAGGAAGCGGAAAGGTTTGAAGGAGCAGATGACGCCACTCTCCGAGTTTGAAGACAAGCTTTAAGCTGCCAATTTACTGTTGGTGAGGCAAGTTGAGCTATAGAGATAAGATTCATAGGTGAGCCTGAGCAGAAAACTTTTCCCTAGACCGTTAAAATCCCGCTTCCCCTCTTCCTTTTGGGCCCCCTTGTTCGAGTTTACTGAGCAAATGTGAGTGCTCAGTTTTTATGTCTCCTAGGTCTTGCTCGTGGTTATAAGTACAATGATGATTTTGTTATTTCTCTAGGTAATTAGGtatttggtttatattttggAACTTTTTATTCCAGCACTTAAAATGCCTGGGAGAATTATATATGGTTACAATTTTCCCTGGACAGTACTTAATgatgattttgaacttttatcttttaaatttttGGAGTGATCTTGTTGCTCTCTTATGCTCTCAAGCAAATGATTACATGGTTTGAATTATTTGATTAGCATCTAATTAGCCTTGCAGAAGAGCATTATTGTAGGTTTAGGATGAGATGTACACTCGGGTGAAAATTACTTCTACTACTTTCTCACTTTTGATATTAATGAATATGTTACATTCAAGGGTATTGAGTTGAAAGCTGTTGCTGTTATCTGAGTTGTGAATGTTGGTTTTAGAAGCCAGTTTTGTTATTTACAGAGGTTGCTGTGGATAAAGATTTTAAaggtctcttttttcttttttattgatttgattAATATCTGTTATGTGTGGTTTGAGAAACATGTATCACTGGTAATTGCTGTGGCCATGTGAAGGAAGCCTCTTTTGATTTGGATGGATGAAATGCTTAGGAATGCCAACCCGATGGATGAATATTTGAGGAGATGATATGATCAGATGCATGAGAATATAAAACCCTagttctgaaattttgaaaatctgaaaatagaaaccacTGTAACTACATTGTTAGGTGCATGAGAATGCAAAACTGTAATTCTGAGTACTGACTTTATTATGATGCATGAAAATTATCTTGCTaacttttccttcctcttcctgtTCTTTATAAAGCGCTGTT is a window from the Macadamia integrifolia cultivar HAES 741 chromosome 5, SCU_Mint_v3, whole genome shotgun sequence genome containing:
- the LOC122079615 gene encoding elongation factor 2-like; the encoded protein is MVKFSAEELRRIMDLKHNIRNMSVIAHVDHGKSTLTDSLVAAAGIIAQEVAGDVRMTDTRADEAERGITIKSTGISLFYEMTEDALKSFKGDRMGNEYLINLIDSPGHVDFSSEVTAALRITDGALVVVDCVEGVCVQTETVLRQALGERIRPVLTVNKMDRCFLELQVDGEEAYQTFQRVIENANVIMATYEDPLLGDVQVYPEKGTVAFSAGLHGWAFTLTNFAKMYASKFGVDESKMMERLWGENYFDPATKKWTSKSTGSATCKRGFVQFCYEPIKQIINTCMNDQKDKLWPMLQKLGVTMKSDEKELCGKALMKRVMQTWLPASSALLEMMIFHLPSPSKAQKYRVENLYEGPMDDIYANAIRNCDPDGPLMLYVSKMIPASDKGRFFAFGRVFAGKVSTGLKVRIMGPNYVPGQKKDLYVKSVQRTVIWMGKKQESVEDVPCGNTVALVGLDQFITKNATLTNEKEVDAHPIRAMKFSVSPVVRVAVQCKVASDLPKLVEGLKRLAKSDPMVVCMIEESGEHIIAGAGELHLEICLKDLQEDFMGGAEIIQSDPVVSFRETVLEKSCRTVMSKSPNKHNRLYMEARPMEEGLAEAIDDGRIGPRDDPKVRSKVLSEEFGWDKDLAKKIWCFGPETTGPNMVVDMCKGVQYLNEIKDSVVAGFQWASKEGALAEENMRGICFEVCDVVLHADAIHRGGGQVIPTARRVIYASQLTAKPRLLEPVYLVEIQAPEQALGGIYGVLNQKRGHVFEEMQRPGTPLYNIKAYLPVIESFGFSSTLRAATSGQAFPQSVFDHWDMMSSDPLEPGTQASQLVADIRKRKGLKEQMTPLSEFEDKL